The genomic stretch CGGCGATTGCGCACCAACTCCCTGGAGTACCTGGAGAACACCTTGAGCGGTCCCCTACGTCATAACGTGTTCGCGGTCATCGGCGATTTGCCTATCGAACAAAAGCTCCGCATGGCCGCCCGTGATTTCGGCATCGACGTGGCCCCGCTCGCGGACACGCTCCGCCGCTTGCTCGACGAAGGACAGAATGGCGACGCCGACGCGCGGGCTTTGAGCGTTGCCGCGCTCTACGCGGTTCACGTCGAGGAGCTCTCCGATCTCCACCCATGGGTCACGGAGCTGCTCACCTCGACTCGGGATCCGCTGGTTCGGGAGACGGCAAGCTGGGTGGCGGGACATCTCGAGCAAGCGAGTCCCCACCCCCCGTCTCGATACGGAGGCTGACGCAGGTTGCCCGAACTGACGAGAATCCAAGCGGTCGTCTTTCTCCAGAGCTGCGATCTGTTTTCCTATTGCCGGGCGGATGAGATCTTGCGGATCGCGGCGATTGCTCAAGAGCGCCAGCTCCGCGCCGGCGAAAAAGTCTATGCGCGAACTGGCCCCGCCGATTTTCTCTACTGCCTCGTACACGGCGCGGTGGGCGTTTCCGGGCCGGCAGGCGAATCACGTACTATTGGGCCGCTCCAGACGTTCGGTGTGCGCGAGATCCTGTGCGGCCGTCTCCGAGGCGAGGACGCCGTCGCCCAGACCGATTCCCTCGTGCTCGCGATCGAGGCCGAGGAGCTCTTCGACCTTCTGTCCAACAATATCGAGATCGTGAAGGCGCTCTTTCGGCATCTGCTCTCGGACCGCAGAGTGGAAACAACGGTTCCGGTGGAATGACGGGAGAGTTGTCGTGGTCTTGCAGTTGATGAAACTCGAAAGACTCCAAGGAGGGTAGTCGTGAAGGAACGATTCTTGGCATCGGTTGCAATATTGGCGGCGCTAGCGACCGTCGCCGGCGCGCAAGACACCGCACACCAGTGTCCCATCGATTGGGTAGGACGAAACGCAGAGGTCGAGGAGCTCTTGACGAATGCCGACGTCGTATCGGTCGAGGACGTCGGCATGGGCGTGACCAAGCCGAGCAAGGTCATCCTCGAGAAGGATGGCGTCCAGTTCGCCGCCGCGTTCAAGCCCATCAAGCGAGGCCGCCAAGGGGGCTTCTGGGAGAGCTACGAGGCGGAGATCGCGGCCTATACGCTCGACAGAATCCTTGGTCTGAACATGGTTCCCCCGACCGTCGAGCGGTCCATCAACAAGAGTACGGGGTCGCTGCAGTACTGGGTCAACGACTGCCGGCTATACAAGGAGGTCCAGGACCAGCCCCCGCAAAGGCCGGTCGAGTGGAGCCACCAGCTGTCCACCATGAAGATGTTCGACGTTCTCATCATGAACAAGGACCGCAACGCTCAGAATTTTCTCGTGGATTCCGGCTGGCACATCGTGCTCATCGACCATTCTCGGGCATTCATCAGCGACAAGAACATCAAGAAGGACAAAAGCAAGCTTCCAGCCCAGTTCGACCGGAAGATCGTCGAAAAGCTCCGCGCCCTGGATCAACCGTCGCTGGAGGCGGCCATGGGAGAGCACCTCATGGGAGGACAGGTAAAGAGCATCATCGAGCGCCGTGATGAGCTTATCAAGTATCTGGACGAGCTCGTGGCGAAACAGGGAGAAGCGAGCGTTCTCTTCGACTAGCCAGGATGGTTTGTAGCTGATGCGCGGTGAGGAGACCCGGGAGAATTTTCGGATGAATTTTCCTTGATTGTCCGTCTTTCATTAAGAGAGTAGGCAAACCCTCATTAAGAGAGTAGGCAAACCCTTCGTCGGGCGAGTGGTGACCACCGCATTGTGAGTGTAATCACCTTTTCACTAGAAAAAGGGAGAGATCTCTGCTATCGTGCATCACCTTCCCGTAAAGGAAGGGAGGACCCGGGGGGGTTCGTCGTGCTATATGCCCACAATTGAAGTGTGAATACCGACGGTTCCCGATGCGGGACCGAATTAACTCTGCGAGAACAGTAGCGTTCCCCAATGAGAAGACCGAGCTCTGGAATCTTGTGCGTTCTGGCGTGGACCCTTACCCTCTCCTTCGCTCCCGGCTGGCAAGACGCGGCCAACGCGCAGCCAACTGCTGACGCATTCGCCACCCTGGAAGCTTTCCGGGGCGGAGTGACCGTCATTCGGCTCGGCTCGTCGCAACCGCTCACCTCGTCCATGCCGTTGCAGCTGAACGACATCGTGGTCACGCAAAAGGGTCGAGCCACGGTGCGCTTCCACTCGGATGGGACGGTATTGAGGATCGGCCCCGACTCCCGAGTCCAGATCAACGAGAGCGCCACCGAGAGAGACATTACGGTGTTCCTCGGGCGGATATGGGCCCACGTCGTACGCTGGCAGGATCGGACGACACGATTCCGCAGCGGTAGTACCATCGCCGCGGTACGCGGGACCGAGGTGAGCCTCGGCGTTGCCGTCGACGGCGACGAGACCGAAGTCTCCGTGC from Vicinamibacteria bacterium encodes the following:
- a CDS encoding cyclic nucleotide-binding domain-containing protein; its protein translation is MPELTRIQAVVFLQSCDLFSYCRADEILRIAAIAQERQLRAGEKVYARTGPADFLYCLVHGAVGVSGPAGESRTIGPLQTFGVREILCGRLRGEDAVAQTDSLVLAIEAEELFDLLSNNIEIVKALFRHLLSDRRVETTVPVE